CGTACTGCTTCTTGTCATCATCAAAAGGATTAACCTGTTCTTGTATGTATTTATTCAATTCTATTGTTCCTATTTTCCCCTTTTTAGTTGGTGATAAAACCATTATGTCTTCGGGTTTATATGTATTGAGTAGCAAATTATAGTAGTGCTTATATCCTTTTTCTATTTGAATCTGATCTACACAGTGAAGAAGAAGGTCATTTCCGAATAACTTCTTACCATCAAAATCATCAGACACAATCTGTTTGCCCTCCCTGATCTTGGTTGCGACATCGAGGATTCCCCCATCGCCCTGACGGAAGACGATATCTAACTTGGTCATAGGAATTGCTCCACTCTCAATAGCATCATGTAGAAAGTTTCCTGCTTGCACCGATAGCAACTGAAAATCATCACCAACGAACAATATTCTCGAATTCGGATTCTTAATCTTAGAAAGTAATGAAGATAGAATAAACACGTCTGTCATACCGGACTCATCAATTAGCACAAAATCTTCGTGGATCTCAAGCATCATCTCTTCTTCTTTGTCCATCCCAAAACCAATTCTTCTATGTATCGTTTGAGCGTTAACCCCAGTGTATGTGCGGGTAACCTTTGCTGCTTTAGCCGATGGGGATAGCAAAACGTATGTAAGTCCTAGTTTATTTAGTAAATCTACAAGGAACTTTTGAAGCTTACTTTTTCCTGTTCCGGCATATCCAATCAGTAGGTTGACGGAATGTTTTTGAATATTTCTAAAGAAATCCTTTTGTTGATATGTAAGTCCTTTTGGTATGTCCTTTTTATACTCTTCTTCAATATCTAAAATGTATTTCTCGTGATCAAAATCTAATTCCTCTCCACCGCTTAATATTTCCATCAGTCGTTTTGCTATATACTTTTCGGCATTGTAGGTTCTAGTAAGCGAAACTTTGTCGTCTACAAATACCAGTCCATCTGTCTCATACAGATAATCTTCAATTAATACTTCCATAAGTTCCAGTTTCTCAGAAGCATTCCGCAACAATTCATCCTTTAACATATATGTGTGCCCTTGTTGTTGGTTGTCATCAATTGTAAATCTAATCCCATACTTGATTCTATGTGGATCGTCTTTCTTAAAGCCCATCAACTGCGCAATCT
The window above is part of the Paenibacillus sp. 1781tsa1 genome. Proteins encoded here:
- a CDS encoding AAA family ATPase yields the protein MSIIELKLTPEKMMFPRKEADNKNDFRIYSCHANGPNVLLNSYGNLSIKGVMQRLELGVEYEAQIELEKVDAKYGASYNVLSIYQEVPETMEGQKAFLATLMTELQLKELYKTYPNEDIVKLIIDDKFEYEKVKQFGSKTYKRIRDRILENITYRDILSRLGKYGITYDIILKLEKTFGSKELAIQKIEDNPYELTQLFGFGFKRADKIAQLMGFKKDDPHRIKYGIRFTIDDNQQQGHTYMLKDELLRNASEKLELMEVLIEDYLYETDGLVFVDDKVSLTRTYNAEKYIAKRLMEILSGGEELDFDHEKYILDIEEEYKKDIPKGLTYQQKDFFRNIQKHSVNLLIGYAGTGKSKLQKFLVDLLNKLGLTYVLLSPSAKAAKVTRTYTGVNAQTIHRRIGFGMDKEEEMMLEIHEDFVLIDESGMTDVFILSSLLSKIKNPNSRILFVGDDFQLLSVQAGNFLHDAIESGAIPMTKLDIVFRQGDGGILDVATKIREGKQIVSDDFDGKKLFGNDLLLHCVDQIQIEKGYKHYYNLLLNTYKPEDIMVLSPTKKGKIGTIELNKYIQEQVNPFDDDKKQYEYGYDGLIRVGDYVLNTVNMYKIANMNEEAIDVVNGDSGKVIDIKTEDDKKSSDEDLLEREKKGIIIQFDDQLVRLDIGLAAQLLSAWALTIHKSQGSSSEATLIVVDKSNKFQISANLIYTAITRSVSKCIFLTQAETLNFAIRKVESKRRNTHLCQLLKESKYN